The proteins below are encoded in one region of Streptomyces marianii:
- a CDS encoding MarR family winged helix-turn-helix transcriptional regulator gives MTDRGQVPHVDDVDAVTRAVLTASRLLVAVSAHSLAAVEDRVTLPQFRLLVVLSMHGPAKLVVLAERLGVNPSTAMRMIDRLIAAGLADRRTNPANRRETVLRLTAEGGALVEDVTSRRRREIERIVLRMAPAQRAALIDALTDFNEAGGEPTVPSADSALYPLGWADH, from the coding sequence ATGACCGACAGAGGGCAAGTTCCGCACGTCGATGACGTCGACGCGGTGACGCGTGCGGTACTCACGGCGTCCAGGCTGCTCGTGGCCGTATCGGCCCATTCCCTGGCGGCGGTCGAGGACCGGGTGACGCTGCCCCAGTTCCGCCTGCTGGTGGTGTTGTCCATGCACGGGCCGGCGAAGCTCGTGGTGCTCGCCGAGCGTCTCGGGGTCAATCCCTCGACGGCGATGCGCATGATCGACCGGCTGATCGCGGCCGGTCTCGCGGACCGACGGACGAACCCGGCCAACCGCCGGGAGACGGTGCTGCGGCTCACGGCGGAGGGCGGGGCGCTCGTCGAGGACGTCACGAGCAGACGCCGTAGGGAGATCGAGAGGATCGTGCTGCGGATGGCCCCCGCGCAGCGAGCTGCGCTGATCGACGCGCTCACCGACTTCAACGAGGCGGGCGGTGAGCCGACGGTGCCGTCCGCGGACAGTGCGCTGTACCCGCTGGGCTGGGCGGACCACTAG
- a CDS encoding PP2C family protein-serine/threonine phosphatase, which yields MPDVTPQRSWVLSVLPYGVMAVVTVVDVTAGPSVGFLPLVSLGPAFAGLAGGWRRTALIGGLATLLCLGLGLYDGLFTGRRGWTALASVAGVTVAGLVAAVMRQRREAELASVRSIAEVAQRVLLRPVPRSAGHLRVAVSYTSAVAEARIGGDLYEVVASPAGVRVIVGDVQGKGLEAVETAALVLGAFREAAHDEADLAGVGARLERVADRELQGEKFVTAVLAEVGNDGTVTLLNYGHPAPMIVRPDGRVRFAEPPLPALPLGLGIHAGHRPESHSERFTPGDQMLLYTDGVSEARDGAGRFYPLEDRGGLLKDPDSESALQALRADLVLHAAGPLHDDAAMLLIRHHDADVSGRRPSITG from the coding sequence ATGCCCGACGTGACACCGCAGCGCTCATGGGTGCTGTCCGTCCTCCCGTACGGCGTGATGGCCGTCGTCACCGTCGTCGATGTGACGGCGGGCCCCTCGGTCGGCTTCCTCCCCCTCGTCTCCCTGGGCCCCGCCTTCGCCGGACTGGCCGGCGGCTGGCGACGCACGGCCCTCATCGGCGGTCTGGCGACGCTCCTGTGCCTCGGGCTCGGGCTCTACGACGGTCTGTTCACCGGCCGCCGGGGCTGGACGGCCCTGGCGTCGGTGGCGGGCGTGACCGTGGCGGGTCTGGTCGCGGCGGTGATGCGGCAACGGCGGGAAGCCGAACTGGCCAGCGTCCGCTCGATCGCGGAAGTGGCGCAGCGCGTGCTGTTGAGGCCGGTGCCGCGCAGTGCCGGGCATCTGCGCGTGGCGGTCTCCTACACTTCGGCCGTCGCCGAGGCGCGCATCGGCGGCGATCTGTACGAGGTGGTGGCGTCACCCGCTGGCGTGCGTGTGATCGTGGGGGATGTCCAGGGCAAAGGGCTGGAGGCGGTCGAGACGGCGGCCCTGGTCCTGGGCGCCTTCCGGGAAGCCGCCCACGACGAGGCGGACCTGGCCGGCGTCGGCGCCCGGCTGGAGCGGGTGGCGGACAGGGAACTCCAAGGTGAGAAGTTCGTGACGGCCGTGCTGGCGGAAGTCGGGAACGACGGGACGGTGACCCTGCTGAACTACGGGCACCCCGCACCCATGATCGTGAGGCCGGACGGACGGGTACGCTTCGCCGAGCCGCCCCTCCCCGCTCTGCCGCTCGGCCTCGGGATACACGCGGGCCACCGGCCCGAGTCCCACTCGGAGCGCTTCACGCCGGGGGACCAGATGCTGCTGTACACGGACGGCGTCTCGGAGGCACGCGACGGAGCGGGGCGCTTCTATCCCCTGGAGGACCGGGGCGGACTCCTGAAGGACCCCGACTCCGAGTCCGCTCTCCAGGCTCTGCGCGCCGATCTGGTCCTGCACGCCGCAGGGCCGCTCCACGACGACGCCGCCATGCTGCTGATCCGTCACCACGACGCCGATGTGAGCGGCCGGAGACCGTCGATCACCGGGTGA
- a CDS encoding universal stress protein: MVDDRHTAGPVVVGVVEAQGQEQVVLRAAEEAARAGTVLRVVHAAERASPAGSTEAGADGEAHADRAERVIAPLAEAVHRRFPDLAVEPDVVSGSPASALVDRSAEASLIVVGHRGTGGFPRLPLGSVSLQVATHSRCPVLVVRPRRRTEPGVERVVVGVDVDDMQPHVMEFALRAAAARGAPLEVVHGSTRPDLLGTGPTGPLLVGHEKRPSVAKDLLEERLGPYRSRCDDLDIRTRVERSRPAHLLVDSSRDATLLVVGSHGRTGLRRLMLGSVSGEVLHTARCPVVVVPPPEAEE, from the coding sequence ATGGTGGATGATCGCCACACGGCCGGACCGGTGGTGGTGGGTGTGGTCGAAGCGCAGGGGCAGGAGCAGGTGGTGCTCCGTGCGGCGGAAGAGGCGGCCCGCGCCGGCACGGTGCTTCGCGTCGTGCACGCCGCCGAACGGGCGTCGCCGGCCGGATCGACCGAAGCCGGCGCGGATGGCGAAGCGCACGCCGATCGGGCGGAGCGTGTCATCGCCCCTCTCGCCGAAGCGGTCCACCGGAGGTTCCCGGACCTGGCGGTCGAGCCGGACGTCGTCTCCGGCTCCCCGGCGTCGGCGCTCGTCGACCGGTCGGCCGAAGCATCGTTGATCGTCGTGGGCCACCGCGGGACGGGGGGATTCCCGCGGCTGCCACTCGGATCCGTGAGTCTGCAGGTGGCCACCCACTCACGCTGCCCGGTCCTCGTGGTCAGACCCCGGAGGAGAACCGAACCCGGAGTCGAACGGGTGGTGGTCGGCGTCGACGTCGACGACATGCAGCCGCACGTCATGGAGTTCGCCCTGCGCGCGGCCGCCGCCCGTGGCGCCCCGCTCGAAGTCGTTCACGGCTCCACTCGGCCCGACCTTCTCGGCACCGGCCCCACCGGCCCCCTTCTCGTCGGACACGAGAAACGACCGAGCGTGGCGAAGGACCTGCTGGAGGAGAGGCTCGGCCCGTACCGGTCCCGATGCGACGACCTGGACATCCGCACGCGTGTCGAGCGGAGTCGGCCGGCGCACCTTCTGGTGGACTCCTCTCGCGATGCGACTCTGCTGGTCGTCGGCAGCCACGGTCGCACCGGCCTGCGGAGACTGATGCTCGGCTCGGTGAGCGGCGAGGTGCTGCACACCGCCCGGTGCCCGGTCGTCGTGGTGCCTCCGCCGGAGGCCGAGGAGTGA
- a CDS encoding multicopper oxidase family protein, protein MSTQEQTIRTLPPRRAVLRVGIAAAGSGLLAGCSGSAQNPAHRDGAQGPAHARSAQDPDGGAAASPGATSPERPARGLTLTAAPGTVELGAGRTARTWTYNDELPGREVRVTAGDTLRLTLNNHLPDPTTVHWHGVAVRNDMDGVPNVTQPPIRAGASFTYRFRVPHPGTYWFHPHLGLQLDRGLYAPLIVDDPDEPLSYDREWVIVLDDWIDGIDGLSPGDVFARLRKGRPAPGHGVRQGHQDGHGAREGSDRPSLPRGGVDAGYGPARDDGPEPRDRTSSTSPYGGEAPRTGRQTGSELLGGHTGDVDYPHYLVNGRISADPSQFSARPGERIRLRIINAAADTPFRVALGGHRLTITHSDGFPVQHETVDSVLLGMAERYDALVTVKGGVFPFTALAEGKRGAGMAVLRAGRAAAPKPSARPAELYRDVLVSARRLSPHESVALDRRRPDRQLKITLTGGMERFDWGIDHRPYSPDRIHRVERGERVRLVVVNATDMWHPVHLHGHTYALAGIGSRGARKDTSVVLPHRKLVCDLDADNPGLWMLHCHNVYHSESGMMTTLGYR, encoded by the coding sequence ATGTCCACGCAGGAACAGACGATCCGGACCTTGCCGCCCCGCCGTGCCGTACTGCGCGTCGGCATCGCGGCTGCGGGATCCGGACTGCTTGCCGGCTGCTCGGGCAGCGCACAGAATCCCGCACACCGGGACGGGGCCCAGGGACCGGCACACGCACGTTCCGCCCAGGATCCGGATGGCGGCGCGGCGGCGTCCCCTGGGGCGACGAGCCCCGAACGGCCGGCGAGGGGACTGACGCTGACGGCCGCTCCGGGGACGGTCGAGCTGGGGGCCGGGCGTACGGCCAGGACCTGGACGTACAACGACGAGTTGCCGGGCCGTGAGGTCCGCGTCACGGCGGGCGACACACTCCGGTTGACCCTGAACAACCACCTGCCGGATCCCACCACGGTCCACTGGCACGGCGTCGCCGTGCGCAACGACATGGACGGTGTGCCGAACGTGACGCAGCCGCCGATCAGAGCGGGCGCGTCGTTCACCTACCGCTTCCGCGTGCCGCACCCGGGCACGTACTGGTTCCACCCGCATCTGGGCCTGCAACTGGACCGCGGTCTCTACGCACCGCTGATCGTGGACGACCCCGACGAGCCGCTCTCCTACGACCGCGAGTGGGTCATCGTGCTGGACGACTGGATCGACGGGATCGACGGCCTGTCCCCGGGCGACGTGTTCGCCCGGCTCCGCAAGGGCAGGCCCGCTCCCGGCCACGGCGTGCGGCAAGGGCACCAGGACGGGCACGGTGCACGTGAGGGCAGCGACCGGCCCTCGCTCCCGCGCGGAGGTGTGGACGCCGGGTACGGGCCGGCCCGGGACGACGGCCCGGAGCCGCGCGACCGGACGTCCTCCACCTCCCCGTACGGCGGCGAGGCCCCGCGCACCGGCCGGCAGACGGGGAGCGAGCTCCTCGGCGGTCACACGGGTGATGTCGACTACCCGCACTACCTGGTCAACGGCCGGATCTCGGCAGATCCCTCGCAGTTCAGCGCCAGGCCCGGCGAACGGATTCGGCTGCGCATCATCAACGCTGCGGCCGACACGCCGTTCCGGGTCGCGCTCGGAGGCCATCGGCTCACGATCACCCACAGCGACGGCTTCCCCGTGCAGCACGAGACGGTGGACTCAGTGCTCCTGGGCATGGCCGAGCGGTACGACGCGCTGGTCACCGTGAAAGGCGGGGTCTTCCCGTTCACCGCGCTCGCCGAGGGCAAGCGCGGGGCGGGGATGGCGGTGCTGCGGGCGGGCAGGGCCGCTGCACCGAAGCCGTCCGCGCGTCCGGCGGAGCTGTACCGGGACGTCCTGGTGTCGGCCCGGCGGCTGAGCCCTCACGAGTCGGTCGCCCTGGACCGGCGCAGGCCCGACCGGCAGCTCAAGATCACACTGACCGGCGGTATGGAGAGGTTCGACTGGGGCATCGACCACAGGCCCTACTCGCCGGATCGGATCCACCGGGTCGAACGTGGTGAGCGGGTGCGGCTGGTGGTCGTCAACGCAACCGACATGTGGCACCCCGTCCATCTGCACGGCCATACCTACGCCCTGGCCGGCATCGGCTCCCGCGGCGCCCGCAAGGACACCTCCGTGGTGCTGCCGCACCGCAAGCTGGTGTGCGACCTGGACGCGGACAACCCCGGGCTGTGGATGCTGCACTGTCACAACGTCTACCACTCCGAGTCGGGAATGATGACGACGCTCGGCTACCGGTAG
- a CDS encoding nitroreductase family deazaflavin-dependent oxidoreductase → MDHSNPPPQRPAPPTGWKRLAARLPVHLFRIGLGPLFGRRLLLLIHTGRLSGASRTVVLEVVDHTRAPRSWTVASGYGPSAQWYRNLRRTPQATVQVGRRYHAVNARFLSAEDGATVMARYAEDHPRTAARLCAYLGLPTDGTAAGYRRAGELIPFVRLECAPACHGPRAATSRRQADDPTAR, encoded by the coding sequence GTGGACCATTCGAACCCCCCACCACAGCGACCTGCGCCGCCGACCGGCTGGAAGCGGCTGGCCGCCCGGCTCCCCGTACACCTCTTCAGGATCGGGCTCGGCCCCCTGTTCGGCAGGAGGCTCCTTCTCCTCATCCACACGGGAAGGCTGAGCGGCGCCTCGCGCACCGTGGTCCTCGAGGTCGTGGACCACACCCGGGCACCCCGCTCCTGGACCGTGGCGTCCGGCTACGGCCCTTCGGCCCAGTGGTACCGGAACCTCCGGCGCACCCCGCAGGCCACCGTCCAGGTCGGCAGGCGCTACCACGCGGTGAACGCCCGGTTCCTGTCCGCGGAGGACGGTGCCACGGTCATGGCCCGCTACGCCGAGGACCATCCCCGTACGGCTGCTCGACTGTGCGCCTATCTGGGCCTTCCCACCGACGGGACGGCGGCCGGGTACCGCCGTGCAGGGGAACTGATCCCGTTCGTCCGGCTGGAGTGCGCCCCCGCCTGCCATGGTCCACGAGCCGCGACGAGCCGGAGGCAGGCGGACGATCCGACTGCCCGATGA